In bacterium, a single genomic region encodes these proteins:
- a CDS encoding twin-arginine translocation signal domain-containing protein produces the protein MSLNRMERRQFLKNSSIGMLAAGCAWPGRAAAQAAKVEEIKLQSRTLGRTGVKIPILSFGVMNTDSPDLIKRALDAGIIHLDTAHGYLRGNSETVIGRVVKERGGRDKLIIATKVWLARDHQTGAYITRASGRGPAATAENLNQMLNLSLERLQTDYVDILYLHACDSAQMVNYEPLMNAAVAAQKAGKVRFIGVSCHGPVAEVVRAAADAKIYDVAEIAFNLQRDDKEEIEKAIASAKEEGLGIVAMKTQGGKRRDEKIPMNHKASLKWVLRHEEVTTAIPGMTTFDQLELNLAAAADLDLDEEEKNFIRLGALEAGAQCQSCRSCVATCPHHVDIPTLMRAAMYAGSYGNLSHADWTLSTLPEPYGLQVCGLCKTCTASCSHRLNIGERVAELKKTFRLPLA, from the coding sequence ATGAGCTTAAACAGAATGGAGCGACGACAGTTTCTTAAAAACAGTTCCATCGGCATGCTGGCGGCAGGTTGCGCATGGCCGGGCCGGGCGGCCGCTCAAGCCGCTAAGGTGGAGGAGATAAAATTGCAAAGCCGGACTCTGGGCCGGACAGGGGTGAAAATTCCCATCCTCAGCTTCGGGGTGATGAACACAGACAGCCCGGATCTCATCAAACGGGCTCTGGACGCCGGCATCATTCATCTTGACACAGCGCACGGGTATCTGCGCGGAAACAGCGAGACCGTCATCGGCCGCGTGGTCAAGGAGCGCGGCGGCCGAGACAAGCTGATCATCGCCACCAAAGTATGGCTGGCGCGCGATCATCAGACCGGCGCCTATATCACCCGGGCAAGCGGCCGCGGGCCGGCGGCCACGGCGGAGAATTTAAACCAGATGCTGAATCTAAGCCTGGAACGGTTGCAGACCGATTACGTCGATATCCTCTATCTTCATGCCTGCGATTCCGCCCAAATGGTGAACTATGAGCCGCTGATGAACGCTGCGGTGGCAGCCCAAAAAGCCGGCAAAGTGCGCTTCATCGGCGTCAGCTGTCATGGTCCCGTCGCCGAGGTGGTGCGGGCAGCGGCGGATGCGAAAATCTATGACGTGGCCGAGATCGCCTTCAACCTCCAGCGCGATGATAAAGAGGAGATAGAAAAAGCGATCGCCTCTGCCAAGGAAGAAGGGCTGGGCATTGTGGCCATGAAAACCCAGGGCGGCAAGCGGCGGGATGAAAAAATTCCCATGAACCACAAGGCCTCGTTGAAATGGGTGCTGCGGCATGAGGAAGTGACCACCGCCATCCCCGGCATGACCACCTTTGATCAACTGGAGCTCAACCTGGCCGCTGCGGCGGACCTGGATCTAGATGAAGAGGAAAAGAACTTTATCAGACTGGGTGCGCTGGAGGCAGGAGCACAATGCCAGAGCTGCCGCTCCTGCGTGGCGACCTGCCCGCATCATGTCGATATCCCCACCCTGATGCGCGCCGCCATGTATGCCGGGAGTTATGGCAACCTCAGCCACGCGGATTGGACGCTGTCGACGCTGCCGGAGCCATACGGATTGCAGGTCTGCGGCCTTTGCAAAACCTGCACCGCCTCATGCTCGCATCGTCTCAACATCGGCGAACGAGTGGCGGAATTGAAAAAAACCTTTCGTCTGCCGCTGGCGTGA
- a CDS encoding GIY-YIG nuclease family protein: MCTNLLAQIDRSPQTPGVYLLKDREGGILYVGKSINLRKRLQQHGAALKAEWMDRDHRRVRHVVDVTWQETHSELYALLLEDYLIKKHWPMANVRQKDYLEYTYLAFSAEPLPRFVLIDARQRAENPHSFGPFRDRYHAQDMLELVQERFRLRTCPAIREGGCLQWEIHRCSGPCRSQKAGERYRRTIVRAAESLRSLDPFFLRFIENRMKVHAQHKDFETAAHYHVMLLRYQGLIHRNNFFTMFRKHGLFIQESGRWPNTFLFLEGRLVQRNGERVDGMLVEGVDFNETCANEWTLVDRAEVIYRWLHSRPGENAMAFIDRRGCRDSSYS; encoded by the coding sequence ATGTGCACAAACCTGCTCGCTCAAATCGACCGCTCTCCGCAGACGCCGGGCGTTTACCTGCTCAAGGACCGCGAAGGCGGCATCCTCTATGTGGGAAAATCAATCAACCTCCGCAAACGCCTTCAGCAGCACGGCGCTGCTTTGAAAGCGGAATGGATGGATCGCGATCATCGCCGGGTTCGTCATGTGGTCGATGTGACCTGGCAGGAGACTCATTCGGAATTGTATGCGCTTTTGCTCGAGGATTATCTGATCAAAAAGCATTGGCCCATGGCCAACGTGCGGCAAAAGGATTACCTTGAATACACTTATCTTGCCTTTTCCGCGGAGCCGCTGCCCCGTTTTGTGCTGATCGACGCACGGCAGCGTGCGGAAAATCCCCATTCCTTTGGGCCGTTTCGCGATCGCTATCACGCACAGGACATGCTTGAACTGGTGCAGGAGCGGTTCCGCCTGCGCACCTGTCCTGCGATAAGGGAAGGGGGATGCCTGCAGTGGGAGATCCACAGGTGCTCCGGACCCTGCCGCTCCCAGAAGGCCGGGGAGCGCTACCGGCGGACAATTGTCCGCGCTGCCGAGTCCCTCCGCTCACTGGATCCCTTTTTCCTTCGTTTTATCGAAAATAGAATGAAGGTGCATGCACAACATAAAGACTTTGAAACGGCCGCCCATTATCACGTCATGCTGCTGCGCTACCAAGGTTTGATCCACCGCAACAACTTTTTCACGATGTTTCGCAAGCACGGCTTGTTCATTCAGGAGAGCGGACGCTGGCCGAATACGTTTTTATTTCTTGAGGGAAGATTGGTGCAGCGGAACGGCGAACGGGTGGACGGGATGTTGGTGGAGGGCGTTGATTTCAATGAGACCTGTGCCAACGAATGGACTTTGGTCGATCGCGCTGAGGTGATCTATCGCTGGCTGCACAGTAGGCCGGGAGAAAACGCGATGGCCTTCATCGACCGCCGAGGTTGTCGCGATTCCTCGTACTCCTGA